In a single window of the Bufo bufo chromosome 5, aBufBuf1.1, whole genome shotgun sequence genome:
- the TSNARE1 gene encoding t-SNARE domain-containing protein 1 isoform X2 yields the protein MLDVNQIMKDLASIVYEQGHDIDSIEANIETASSHVESANRQLAKASQHQRRNFRMACAPRKRKEKFSPLELEILVAEVTKHHSKLYGSERVNLSQPARERIWLEIAKKINSVARSPRTTRDLRRRWDDMKRRTKEKLAIIKRSVVTTGGVTRNCSPSLLHNDTNSDIYPGYGGEDDEDDHDEIDVDVDAPHIALELQSDEEENGPGCTWVPLKTIEMAVSNEPDMSDHPVIIQTSASSPSPPSSPQHQMKSTYMRRLSQATPHMRRNQEVSDFEKQLMESQIQQNTLLSSWYQQQTSLMVQQNLILENLVEQSRRLADNVESLNRTLEKMVDGNHLHRETLHFVQERKQGPSTTRPTPRTASGESGGPSGTESYSGMILKVEEEL from the exons ATGCTGGATGTCAATCAGATAATGAAAGATTTGGCGTCCATTGTGTATGAACAAGGTCACGATATAG ATAGCATTGAAGCCAATATTGAGACTGCTTCATCACATGTAGAATCTGCCAATCGCCAGTTGGCCAAAGCAAGTCAGCACCAA AGGCGCAACTTTAGAATGGCctgtgcacccaggaagaggaaagAGAAATTTTCCCCTCTCGAACTCGAAATTTTGGTGGCCGAAGTAACCAAACATCACTCGAAACTCTACGGAAGTGAGAGAGTAAATCTGAGCCAACCAGCTAGAGAAAGGATCTGGTTAGAAATCGCCAAGAAAATTAATTCAGTGGCCCGATCTCCCAGAACCACTAGAGACTTGAGAAGGCGGTGGGATGACATGAAGAGACGGACTAAGGAGAAACTGGCAATCATAAAACGGTCGGTTGTGACTACAGGTGGTGTGACCAGGAACTGTAGCCCTTCGCTTCTACACAATGATACAAATAGTGATATTTATCCTGGATATGGAGGCGAAGATGATGAAGACGACCATGACGAAATCGATGTGGACGTTGACGCCCCACATATTGCTCTGGAGCTTCAGTCAG ATGAGGAGGAAAATGGCCCTGGTTGTACATGGGTACCCCTAAAAACAATAGAAATGGCTGTTTCAAATGAACCCGATATGTCTGATCATCCTGTGATCATTCAGACCTCTGCTTCTTCTCCATCTCCTCCATCCTCTCCTCAGCACCAGATGAAATCAACCTACATGAGGAGACTTTCTCAAGCCACTCCGCACATGCGCCGGAATCAAGAAGTCTCCGATTTTGAAAAACAGTTGATGGAGAGTCAGATACAACAGAACACGCTTTTATCGTCTTGGTATCAGCAACAAACATCCCTTATGGTCCAGCAAAACCTCATACTGGAGAACCTTGTAGAACAAAGCCGACGCTTGGCAGACAATGTGGAGTCTTTAAACCGGACCTTGGAAAAAATGGTGGATGGCAACCATTTGCACAGGGAGACGCTTCATTTTGTACAGGAACGTAAGCAAGGTCCTTCCACCACCCGACCAACTCCCCGAACAGCTAGTGGCGAGTCTGGTGGTCCCTCCGGAACGGAATCATACTCCGGTATGATCTTGAAAGTCGAAGAAGAACTGTAG